In Podospora pseudoanserina strain CBS 124.78 chromosome 5, whole genome shotgun sequence, a single window of DNA contains:
- a CDS encoding hypothetical protein (EggNog:ENOG503NTWI; COG:Q), with product MWEGRANTLAVPLYHAAAMYISMIMIHYWDVPAALGIGNVPLSSVSVMEYLHHAEVDAVILPPAVLEELSHDKESVEALAKLEFVGFGGGNLAKDPGDRLVNNGVTLLNVISATEFTPFLIYWQPDPKLWQYFIINSDLFSCEWRKTADDDAYEQIIVRRAKEPGFLGFFYTFPDLKEYSTKDLYKPHPTLKDHWIYQGRCDNIIVFSNGEKLNPIDIETTMMNHPKIKGALVVGSGRFQPALILEPVEHPADEQKFLDSVWPLVVKANKQTVAHGQIGRQFLAVSNPKKPFLRAGKGTIQRVGTMKMYNDEIDQIYKHVTEVRSGEAPVLDLSSKDALNECILKIFTDQLGAPRLEPGTDFFSVGVDSMQVINLSRLLRAGLSAAGVTVDSSALATRVIYGNPTAKRLSDYVWSVVNKEGKDATVGEPDHEEHAMEALLEKYTRDMPSGQSEKPPPADQDQVIVITGTTGALGSYMLGICASCPRVKKVICLNRAVNGKERQLKSMRERGLTTDLSKAEFLHADMSLFDLGLGMETYNRLLGEVDRVIHNQWPVNFNMPTESFEPHIRGVRNLADFSRKAYKRVPVVFISSIATTDAWRKKEPVPEKSLRDFDISTGGYGRSKLISSLILEKASEVSGVPSEIIRVGQIGGPSSEKGYWNMQEWLPSVVASSVYMGLLPNSLGQMTTVDWVPIEGIAHMVLEVSGVTEDVPVDLIRGYFHGINPRKVQWGELAKAVKDFYGDRIKQIVSFEEWVKQLEKSAATTEDVSRNPGVKLLDTYKTWNEKVKEGQGYVDMEMERTMRRSKTMKNMKAVTGDLMRNWCKQWGY from the exons ATGTGGGAAGGACGCGCTAACACATTGGCAGTGCCTCTTTACCATGCTGCTGCCATGTATATCAGCATGATCATGATTCACTACTGGGATGTGCCCGCTGCGTTAGGAATTGGAAATGTTCCCCTGAGTTCTGTTTCAGTGATGGAGTATCTTCATCACGCCGAGGTGGATGCCGTCATTTTGCCGCCTGCTGTTCTGGAAGAGCTGAGCCACGACAAAGAATCTGTCGAGGCTCTCGCTAAGCTGGAGTTTGTCggctttggtggag GCAACCTTGCCAAAGACCCAGGGGACAGGCTTGTAAACAACGGCGTGACACTACTCAACGTCATCTCGGCTACAGA ATTTACGCCCTTCTTGATCTACTGGCAGCCTGATCCCAAGCTTTGGCAGTATTTCATCATAAACTCGGATCTTTTCAGCTGCGAGTGGCGCAAGACAGCCGACGATGATGCATACGAGCAGATCATTGTCCGCAGAGCAAAAGAGCctggcttcttgggcttctttTACACCTTTCCCGATCTCAAAGAGTACAGCACCAAGGACCTGTACAAGCCTCATCCCACCCTCAAAGATCACTGGATCTATCAAGGCCGTTGCGACAATATCATTGTGTTTTCCAACGGCGAGAAGTTGAATCCCATCGACATCGAGACAACCATGATGAATCATCCCAAGATCAAGGGCGCACTCGTTGTAGGCAGCGGGCGGTTCCAGCCAGCACTGATCCTCGAGCCTGTAGAGCATCCCGCCGATGAGCAAAAGTTCCTTGACAGTGTCTGGCCCCTGGTTGTGAAGGCCAACAAGCAGACGGTGGCACATGGCCAGATTGGGCGGCAGTTCTTGGCTGTGTCAAACCCTAAAAAGCCCTTTCTCCGAGCGGGCAAGGGAACAATCCAGCGAGTTGGCACAATGAAGATGTACAACGACGAAATTGACCAAATCTACAAACATGTCACCGAGGTCCGCTCAGGGGAAGCGCCGGTGTTGGACCTGTCATCCAAGGACGCCCTCAACGAGTGCATCCTGAAGATCTTTACCGACCAACTCGGTGCACCCAGGCTCGAACCCGGCACCGACTTTTTCTCTGTGGGGGTGGACTCAATGCAAGTGATTAATTTGTCCCGTCTCTTGCGTGCAGGCCTCAGCGCAGCAGGCGTCACAGTGGACTCCTCCGCCTTGGCCACCCGTGTCATCTATGGCAACCCAACAGCCAAAAGGCTCTCTGACTATGTCTGGTCAGTCGTCaacaaggagggcaaggacGCCACCGTCGGAGAGCCTGATCATGAGGAACACGCCATGGAGGCCCTGCTAGAAAAGTACACCCGCGACATGCCCTCGGGTCAATCCGAAAAGCCACCTCCCGCCGACCAAGACCAagtcatcgtcatcaccgGCACAACAGGCGCTCTCGGGTCCTACATGCTAGGCATTTGTGCCTCGTGCCCCCGCGTCAAAAAGGTCATTTGCCTCAACCGCGCCGTCAACGGCAAAGAACGCCAGCTCAAGAGCATGCGTGAGCGTGGGCTCACAACAGACCTCTCCAAAGCCGAGTTCCTCCACGCCGACATGTCCCTCTTCGATTTGGGCTTGGGAATGGAAACCTACAACCGGCTCCTGGGCGAGGTCGACCGCGTGATCCACAACCAGTGGCCCGTCAACTTCAACATGCCAACCGAGTCTTTCGAGCCGCACATCCGGGGCGTGCGCAACCTGGCCGACTTCAGCAGAAAGGCGTACAAGCgggtgccggtggtgtttatctcctccatcgccacGACGGATGCCTGGAGAAAGAAGGAACCGGTGCCGGAGAAGTCGCTGCGGGATTTTGACATTTCCACTGGCGGGTATGGACGGTCGAAGCTGATCAGTTCGTTGATTTTGGAAAAGGCTTCGGAGGTGTCGGGGGTGCCGAGTGAGATCATCCGGGTGGGTCAGATTGGGGGGCCGTCATCGGAAAAGGGGTACTGGAACATGCAGGAGTGGCTGCCATCTGTGGTGGCCAGTTCGGTGTATATGGGTCTGTTGCCCAACAGCTTGGGCCAGATGACGACGGTGGACTGGGTGCCGATTGAGGGGATTGCCCAcatggtgctggaggtgtcGGGTGTGACGGAGGATGTGCCGGTCGACCTGATCAGGGGCTATTTCCATGGCATCAACCCTAGGAAGGTGCAGTGGGGTGAGTTGGCCAAGGCAGTCAAGGACTTCTATGGCGACAGGATCAAGCAGATTGTGTCGTTTGAGGAGTGGGTAAAACAACTGGAGAAGAGCGCGGCGACGACGGAGGATGTCAGCCGGAATCCGGGTGTCAAGCTGTTGGACACGTACAAGACTTGGAacgagaaggtcaaggagggaCAGGGATATGTCGatatggagatggagaggacaatgaggaggagcaagacTATGAAGAACATGAAGGCCGTGACGGGAGACCTGATGAGAAATTGGTGCAAGCAATGGGGCTATTGA
- a CDS encoding hypothetical protein (MEROPS:MER0001288; COG:O; EggNog:ENOG503NXTI) produces MKLSRQAGSALLLASTAIATDPLTADRLEADIKTDELQRVLWNLNHIADRNGGNRAFGEPGYKASVDFVVERAQGRFHPEMNTFIQPFNHTYDKTLEIKVTGPDGEDVFVISPQYNPATPLPGGITASLINTPVNDEAGSMCAESDWDGIDATGKLALVKRGVCAVSDKLKFARAKGALGVILYNQAPGTNYATPTLGAENIGQLVPVGIVPLEAGEAWIARLGAGEDVVVSLLVDAIADTRETWNVISETKEGDPNSVIMLGAHLDSVQQGPGVNDDGSGTAALLELMGAVKNYKGFKNKIRFAWWGAEESGLVGSLYYTSQLSSAEADKIKYYFNYDMIGSIEPIYAVGSDENSGVGPQLLEEYLVAQGKTVERGGFEDGNSDYVGFVELGIPTAMLFTGAGEPWDPCYHQACDTLDNINWDALTVNTKAAARALARFANDLSGVPARATTSPNLRGRAKITQEFRRWKRVAEEGASHGKMCSHKEKKVVV; encoded by the exons ATGAAGCTTTCTAGACAGGCCGGGTCGGCCCTGCTTCTCGCGTCGACGGCCATCGCGACCGATCCGTTGACTGCTGACAGACTTGAGGCCGATATCAAGACCGATGA ATTGCAGCGCGTCTTATGGAACCTCAACCACATTGCCGACCGCAATGGCGGCAACCGTGCCTTTGGCGAGCCCGGCTACAAGGCCTCTGTAGACTTTGTTGTTGAACGAGCCCAGGGCCGGTTCCACCCCGAGATGAACACCTTTATTCAACCTTTCAACCACACGTACGACAAGACGCTCGAGATCAAGGTCACTGGCCCTGACGGGGAAGACGTGTTTGTGATATCCCCCCAGTACAACCCCGCCACACCCCTTCCTGGCGGCATCACGGCCAGTTTGATCAACACGCCCGTCAACGACGAGGCCGGAAGCATGTGTGCTGAGAGCGATTGGGATGGCATTGATGCCACTGGAAAGCTGGCGCTGGTTAAGAGAGGTGTGTGTGCTGTGTCGGACAAGTTGAAGTTTGCCAGAGCCAAGGGAGCGTTGGGGGTTATTCTCTACAACCAAGCCCCAGGTACCAACTATGCCACCCCTACCCTGGGTGCTGAGAACATTGGACAGCTCGTCCCCGTCGGCATTGTGCCCCTCGAGGCGGGAGAGGCCTGGATTGCCCGCCTCGGTGCTGGtgaggatgtggtggtgagcttgtTGGTCGATGCCATTGCCGACACCCGCGAGACGTGGAATGTCATCTCTGAGACCAAGGAGGGCGACCCCAACAGCGTCATCATGCTCGGTGCGCATCTAGACAGCGTACAGCAGGGGCCTGGTGTGAATGACGATGGCAGTGGCACagccgccctcctcgagctcatgGGCGCAGTCAAGAACTACAAGGgcttcaagaacaagatcAGGTTTGCCTGGTGGGGTGCTGAAGAGAGCGGTCTTGTCGGCTCGCTGTACTACACATCCCAGCTCTCGTCTGCCGAGGCCGACAAGATCAAGTACTATTTCAACTACGACATGATTGGATCCATCGAGCCCATATATGCTGTTGGCTCCGACGAGAACAGCGGCGTTGGTCCTCAGTTGCTGGAAGAATATCTTGTCGCCCAGGGCAAGACGGTCGAGCGCGGTGGTTTTGAGGACGGCAACTCGGACTACGTCGGATTTGTCGAGTTGGGTATTCCCACGGCCATGCTGTTCACGGGCGCCGGTGAGCCCTGGGATCCGTGCTATCACCAGGCCTGCGACACgctcgacaacatcaactgGGATGCGTTGACAGTCAACACCAAAGCTGCCGCCCGCGCCCTCGCCCGCTTCGCCAACGATCTCTCGGGAGTTCCGGCCCGCGCAACGACGTCACCGAACTTGAGGGGTCGCGCAAAGATCACGCAGGAGTTCAGGAGGTGGAAGCGGGTGGCGGAAGAAGGTGCCAGCCACGGGAAGATGTGCTCGCataaggagaagaaggtggttgtTTGA
- a CDS encoding hypothetical protein (COG:S; EggNog:ENOG503P2TX) — MFNQCIRLPTTLLSTQSTRAVFLLPSSSQRPSFISAARMATAAGNRVSDRIKHDHRELESYYNKMKSAKSDDEKVRWQNQFVWELARHSIAEELVVYPAMEKHVPDGLKLAEKDRSEHQIVKEKLYEFQQMEASDPSFIPAIDSLWETLGQHIKEEEQDDLPLLEKHIEEGDSQKMAASFDRTKHFVPTQSHPGAPDRPPYETVAGLMAAPIDKLMDMFKKFPSAEERKI, encoded by the exons ATGTTCAACCAGTGCATCAGACTACCGACCACTCTTCTATCTACACAATCTACCAGGGCAGTGTTCTTGCTTCCATCTTCCAGCCAAAGACCATCCTTCATCTCCGCCGCCAGAATGGCCACCGCCGCAGGAAACAGAGTCTCTGACCGCATTAAGCACGACCACCGCGAGCTAGAGTCCTACTACAACAAGATGAAGTCTGCCAAGTCGGACGATGAGAAGGTCCGTTGGCAAAATCAGTTCGTTTGGGAGTTGGCCCGACACTCGATCGCGGAAGAGCTCGTCGTCTACCCAGCCATGGAAAAACATGTGCCTGACGGACTCAAGCTGGCAGAGAAGGATAGAAGCGAGCATCAGATA GTAAAGGAGAAGCTCTATGAGTTTCAGCAAATGGAAGCCTCGGACCCCAGCTTTATTCCAGCTATTGACTCGCTCTGGGAAACCTTGGGACAGCAcatcaaggaagaggaaCAGGATGACTTGCCACTGTTGGAGAAGCACATCGAGGAGGGCGACTCCCAAAAGATGGCGGCCAGTTTTGACAGGACAAAGCATTTTGTGCCGACACAATCGCACCCTGGAGCACCTGATAGGCCGCCATACGAGACAGTGGCAGGGTTGATGGCTGCGCCGATTGACAAGTTGATGGACATGTTCAAGAAGTTCCCCAGtgcagaggagaggaagataTGA
- the XYN1 gene encoding Glycoside hydrolase, 10 (CAZy:GH10; COG:G; EggNog:ENOG503NVX1) yields MHTKALLAALLAPAAVSAQLHELAVRAGLQYFGTALREGALNSDAQFAAILRDTREFGQIVPENGQKWESTQPSRGQFTYSQGDITANEAKRNSQFLRCHTLVWHSQLPSWVASGSWTRATLTSVIDTHMANVMGHYKGVCGHWDVVNEAINDDGTWRDSVFYRVFGTDYLPLSFELAKKHDPETKLYYNDYNLEYNQAKTDRAVEIVRIIQAAGAPIDGVGFQGHLIVGSTPSRANLATTLRRFTALGVDVAYTELDIRHSSLPASSQAQVTQGNDFANVVGSCLDVPRCVGVTVWSFTDKYSWVPSTFNGAGDALIYDSQFRKKAAWTSISSVLAAKATGAPPVSSSTSNPAQPTTTLVTRTTSASSTTQPTPTSAPTQPEQVRWGQCGGNGWTGPTTCQSPYTCQVLNPWYSQCL; encoded by the exons ATGCACACCAAGGCTCTCCTTGCCGCGCTTCTTGCGCCCGCCGCCGTCTCGGCCCAGCTTCACGAGCTCGCCGTCCGTGCCGGTCTTCAGTACTTCGGCACTGCCCTTCGTGAGGGTGCTCTCAACAGCGATGCCCAGTTCGCTGCCATCCTCAGAGACACCAGAGAGTTTGGCCAGATTGTGCCTGAGAACGGCCAGAAGTGGGAGTCCACTCAGCCCAGCCGTGGCCAGTTCACCTATTCCCAGGGTGACATCACTGCCAACGAGGCCAAGAGAAACTCCCAGTTCCTCCGCTGCCACACTCTTGTCTGGCACAGCCAGCTTCCCTCATGGG TCGCTTCCGGGTCTTGGACTCGTGCCACTTTGACCTCGGTCATTGACACCCACATGGCCAACGTCATGGGCCACTACAAGGGCGTCTGCGGTCACTGGGACGTTGTGAacgaggccatcaacgaCGACGGCACATGGCGTGACAGTGTCTTCTACCGGGTATTCGGTACCGACTACCTGCCCCTCTCTttcgagctggccaagaagcacGATCCCGAGACCAAGTT GTACTACAACGACTACAACCTCGAGTACAATCAGGCCAAGACTGACCGGGCCGTCGAGATTGTCCGCATTATCCAGGCTGCCGGTGCCCCCATTGACGGTGTTGGCTTCCAGGGCCACTTGATTGTCGGCAGCACGCCTAGCCGCGCCAACctggccaccaccctccgccGCTTCACCGCCCTCGGTGTCGATGTCGCCTACACTGAGCTCGACATCCgccactcctccctccccgccagctcCCAGGCCCAGGTCACCCAGGGTAACGACTTTGCCAACGTCGTCGGGTCCTGCCTCGACGTGCCCCGCTGCGTTGGTGTCACCGTCTGGTCTTTCACCGACAAGTACTCTTGGGTTCCCTCCACGTTCAACGGCGCCGGCGATGCCCTCATCTACGATTCCCAGTTCCGCAAGAAGGCCGCCTGgacctccatctccagcgtcctcgccgccaaggcCACCGGTGCTCCCCCcgtctccagcagcaccagcaaccccgcccagcccaccaccactcttGTCACCCGCACCACCTCTGCCTCGAGCACTACTCAgcccacccccacctccgcTCCCACCCAGCCCGAACAGGTTCGCTGGGGACAGTGCGGAGGCAACGGGTGGACCGGCCCCACCACGTGCCAGAGCCCATACACCTGCCAGGTTCTTAACCCCTGGTACTCCCAGTGCTTGTAA
- a CDS encoding hypothetical protein (COG:O; MEROPS:MER0000265; EggNog:ENOG503P3V7), whose amino-acid sequence MTTLESILKNPAVAGAYWTLSNPEDMSPAESTFTIGGYSEAVFEPDNRTPVDETDYADGGKYRSIVKIVMRYEGQTKDDRRWAIGTGYLISPNTFVTAGHCVYDRTGGSQGAQPSGLGRVVQMKCYIGYCGLDSVTRPNSTVQARRALATVTTAEWITTGDRRYDVSFVRLDRPFEGRVRAHDGGSTLRNFVIQETPMREKGALLGVVGYPGDKYLNKEKGAQMYELFETVDYDLGKGAGNMLQYRISTFKGQSGAPVIRKWDAAPDKGQLVVIGTHCYGGEARNSASVIGGEYGNNYSFFLAALEQLPPTVKDVTGVKRVVGNDDSGETGTETGMDGPVGEAEGFLDVLKDIGRVVAPVVQTALPLVSPLLGPMGGPVSAIGSIAMGALSKAVQESDMESGLPPPPRIKLAAGVAERAVVAESVLQTVLRMERSPVSQRIVDKMRSKYTATGFTSKHAAKLGPRMVPLLSQAGLRIAVTEGLIQKPAEFGATKQVPVSQTEADLTGDTHTDRFLENIAKTEAKVLKSGAQSEAFFDNLGPFLTRALKVASPVLLTSARAGLQKIDQILAKKEKQVGGGTEALLEDPTNEKVITDEKAAALLAHRAVVAECALQAVLEAEPKELRESVILGESAGSAEQESFFGGLLKTVQRIAPAVLKAAPAVLNTAVPILLGAISGPAGAPAVAAPSFSVSSVEDTADTLNGEHAAVGVNGWSKKKAGINGESFKTVQLSLSAVAPSSNLDQLPANVARASVSSAFSNPEHEGLEEEETQPIRDCGDDGVSSCGEGDDQNQDGVDWLDDEELCGSFSRS is encoded by the exons CGCTACGAAGGCCAAACCAAAGACGACAGGCGCTGGGCCATCGGCACGGGGTATCTCATCTCTCCCAACACCTTCGTCACCGCCGGCCACTGCGTCTATGACCGCACTGGTGGAAGCCAAGGTGCTCAACCGAGCGGTTTGGGCCGTGTCGTCCAGATGAAGTGCTACATTGGTTATTGCGGTCTTGACAGTGTCACTCGTCCCAACAGCACCGTCCAGGCTCGTCGCGCTCTCGCTACTGTCACCACCGCGGAGTGGATCACCACTGGCGATAGGCGGTATGATGTCTCTTTTGTGAGACTTGACCGCCCGTTTGAGGGGAGAGTCAGGGCGCATGATGGCGGGAGCACACTCCGGAACTTTGTTATTCAGGAGACGccgatgagggagaagggcgCGTTGCTGGGCGTGGTGGGGTACCCAGGGGATAAATACTTGAataaggagaagggggcgcAAATGTATGAGTTGTTTGAGACGGTGGACTATGATTTGGGAAAGGGGGCGGGGAATATGTTGCAGTATCGGATTTCGACTTTTAAAG GACAATCGGGGGCTCCCGTGATTCGGAAATGGGATGCTGCTCCAGACAAGGGGCAGTTGGTTGTCATTGGCACGCATTGCTACGGAGGAGAGGCGCGCAACTCGGCCAGTGTGATTGGTGGGGAGTATGGCAACAACTacagcttcttcctcgcggCTCTTGAACAGCTCCCTCCTACAGTCAAGGATGTGACTGGTGTGAAGCGGGTAGTGGGAAATGACGACTCAGGTGAGACTGGCACCGAGACTGGTATGGATGGTCCGGTCGGTGAGGCGGAGGGCTTTCTTGATGTTCTCAAGGACATCGGCCGGGTGGTTGCTCCTGTTGTGCAAACTGCCCTTCCCTTAGTTTCACCGCTTCTTGGTCCAATGGGTGGACCGGTGAGTGCCATTGGGAGTATCGCCATGGGCGCACTCAGCAAAGCAGTTCAGGAATCTGATATGGAATCTGgtctgcctcctccgccgagGATCaagcttgctgctggtgtggCCGAACGCGCCGTGGTGGCCGAGAGTGTCTTGCAGACTGTCCTCAGGATGGAGAGATCTCCTGTCTCTCAGAGAATCGTCGACAAGATGAGATCCAAGTACACCGCTACTGGATTTACCTCGAAGCACGCAGCCAAGTTGGGTCCTAGGATGGTGCCCCTGCTCAGCCAGGCTGGCTTGAGAATCGCTGTCACGGAAGGGCTGATCCAAAAGCCAGCTGAGTTTGGAGCCACAAAGCAGGTGCCAGTCTCGCAGACCGAAGCCGACCTGACTGGAGATACCCACACCGATAGGTTCCTCGAGAACATCGCCAAGACCGAGGCCAAGGTCTTGAAGTCAGGGGCTCAGTCCGAGGCATTCTTTGACAACTTGGGGCCATTCTTGACGAGAGCACTCAAAGTGGCTTCGCCTGTCTTGCTGACGTCTGCGAGGGCTGGCTTGCAAAAGATAGATCAGATTCTGGCCAAGAAAGAGAAGCAAGTTGGCGGTGGCACCGAGGCTCTGCTGGAGGACCCAACCAATGAGAAGGTCATCACTGATGAGAAGGCCGCTGCATTGCTCGCCCACAGGGCTGTCGTTGCGGAGTGTGCCTTGCAGGCTGTTCTGGAGGCGGAGCCAAAAGAGCTGAGGGAGAGTGTGATCCTGGGAGAAAGCGCGGGTTCAGCAGAACAGGAGAGCTTCTTTGGCGGTTTGCTCAAGACTGTCCAGCGCATTGCGCCGGCCGTGTTGAAGGCTGCCCCGGCAGTTCTCAACACAGCTGTTCCGATCCTTCTTGGTGCTATCAGCGGTCCTGCTGGAGCACCCGCCGTTGCTGCACCCTCTTTTAGTGTGTCATCTGTTGAGGATACTGCTGACACTCTGAACGGTGAacatgctgctgttggtgtcaACGGCTGGAGCAAGAAGAAAGCCGGTATCAACGGGGAATCCTTCAAG ACTGTTCAACTTTCGTTATCAGCTGTTGCCCCCAGCTCAAATTTGGACCAGTTGCCCGCGAACGTGGCACGGGCTAGTGTTTCAAGCGCGTTTAGCAATCCAGAGCATGAAGGgcttgaagaggaagaaactCAGCCGATCCGTGACTGTGGTGATGACGGGGTATCAAGCtgcggagagggtgatgaccAAAATCAAGATGGGGTTGACTGGCttgacgatgaggagctTTGTGGCTCTTTCAGCAGAAGCTGA
- a CDS encoding hypothetical protein (EggNog:ENOG503NV47; COG:M; COG:U), with the protein MGFYDALTSRLSEGPSLIHFVLTLVSFLMWTKLFQLWRLRRRQDGLPPRASTPTLEKSPERQWGHWVPSSFRFPTPEPYPDWSIETTKPLPYRPFRYGPVYHVTMGLRKAQYEDWIELDNQFPKYHAEKQKRIALRGDKSCKTHPEAYPAAMELLQEFREYLPARYPSLYQKTEKGVKNLWSGEDFDFEGDEQGRLAEDPMQMAARLVQDDLAIMIEREDGNYYLLAGATLLPGFWRLEDKFGMGLSEIHTSGDVPQYKEKLEKGMMNFFRRVKPQEMVARNNYFFQVDDQLGWSWSIGLEDAPNVSWATAEKNRAIQHHYFRSERQTLRRLPNSGGVVFTIRTYFHPVTEIAEEDYVPGRLASAVRSWGDDVSRYKGKDKYQDVLLEYLDQKHQEQLDRGLDLSREDEVRAYPY; encoded by the exons ATGGGGTTTTACGATGCGCTCACATCTCGCCTTTCCGAGGGCCCTTCTCTGATCCATTTTGTTCTCACCCTTGTGAGCTTTTTAATGTGGACAAAGCTCTTCCAGCTCTGGCGCCTCCGCCGACGACAAGAcggcctccctccccgagcatccacccccaccctcgaAAAGTCACCCGAACGACAATGGGGCCACTGGGTCCCGTCCTCCTTTCGCTTTCCAACGCCCGAGCCATATCCCGACTGGTCCATCGAAACCACCAAGCCTCTCCCTTACCGACCCTTCCGTTACGGCCCGGTCTATCACGTTACCATGGGACTACGCAAAGCCCAATACGAGGACTGGATTGAGCTCGACAACCAGTTCCCCAAGTACCACGCTGAGAAGCAAAAGCGCATCGCCCTCAGGGGAGACAAGTCGTGCAAGACGCACCCCGAGGCATACCCTGCCGCGATGGAGTTGCTGCAGGAGTTTCGGGAGTACCTGCCGGCTCGGTATCCATCCTTGTACcaaaagacagaaaagggGGTGAAAAATCTCTGGAGCGGggaagactttgactttgaggGCGATGAGCAAGGTCGGCTGGCCGAGGATCCGATGCAGATGGCTGCCAGGCTTGTTCAGGATGATCTGGCCATCATGATTGAGAGGGAGGACGGGAATTATTATCTCCTAGCTGGAGCGACATTGCTGCCAGGCTTCTGGCGACTAGAGGACAAGTTCGGGATGGGGTTGAGCGAAATCCACACT TCAGGGGATGTTCCACAGTACAAGGAGAAGTTGGAAAAGGGCATGATGAACTTCTTCCGACGTGTCAAGCCACAAGAAATGGTGGCTCGCAACAATTACTTCTTTCAGGTGGACGACCAGCTGGGTTGGTCATGGTCGATTGGACTCGAGGACGCACCCAATGTGTCGTGGGCTACGGCCGAGAAGAATAGGGCGATCCAGCATCATTATTTCCGGTCCGAGAGACAAACCCTGAGGAGATTGCCCAACTCGGGAGGGGTAGTGTTTACCATCAGAACGTACTTTCACCCGGTCACCGAGATCGCAGAGGAAGATTATGTGCCAGGGCGACTTGCGAGCGCAGTACGATCttggggtgatgatgttaGTAGAtacaagggcaaggacaaGTATCAAGATGTGTTGCTGGAGTACCTGGATCAGAAGCACCAAGAACAATTGGATAGGGGGCTCGACTTGAGCAGGGAAGACGAGGTTCGGGCGTATCCATATTGA